From one Bacillus sp. FJAT-42376 genomic stretch:
- the pstA gene encoding phosphate ABC transporter permease PstA has translation MNSKVADRIATGVFVAIASIIVLLLVGLFSYIIFNGFSKLSLDFITTISSSFREGGGVRDQLFNSFYILLITMIFTVPLGVGGGIYMAEYARPGRLTDFIRTCIEVLASLPSIVIGMFGLLMFVNLTGWGYTIIGGALALTVFNLPVMVRVTEDAMRSVPRDQKEASLALGVTKWHTIKTVLIPSAFPSILTGAILASGRVFGEAAALLFTAGLTTPRLDYANWNPFSDTSPLNVMRPAETLAVHIYAVLTQGIIPDMEDIANGASAILIIAVLVFNLGARWLGSFIHKRLTATK, from the coding sequence ATGAATAGCAAAGTTGCAGACCGAATAGCTACTGGTGTTTTTGTCGCCATTGCGTCAATTATTGTTCTCCTTCTTGTTGGATTATTTTCATACATTATTTTTAACGGCTTCAGCAAGTTGAGCCTTGATTTCATAACGACTATTTCAAGTTCTTTTCGTGAAGGCGGAGGCGTCAGAGATCAGCTCTTCAACTCTTTTTACATCTTGCTGATTACAATGATTTTTACTGTTCCTCTTGGAGTAGGCGGCGGAATTTACATGGCTGAATATGCCCGTCCAGGCCGTTTAACGGATTTTATCCGTACATGTATCGAAGTACTTGCATCCCTTCCATCTATCGTAATCGGGATGTTTGGTTTGCTTATGTTTGTAAACTTAACCGGCTGGGGATATACGATTATAGGGGGAGCTCTTGCCCTTACCGTCTTTAATCTTCCTGTCATGGTACGTGTAACAGAAGATGCGATGCGATCCGTTCCCCGTGATCAGAAGGAAGCAAGCCTGGCTCTTGGAGTGACAAAGTGGCATACGATTAAAACCGTTTTAATTCCTTCCGCTTTCCCATCTATTCTGACTGGTGCCATTTTGGCCTCAGGCCGTGTATTTGGTGAAGCAGCAGCTCTGTTATTTACTGCAGGTTTGACAACACCAAGACTGGACTATGCCAATTGGAATCCATTTTCAGACACATCACCTCTCAATGTGATGAGACCTGCAGAAACGCTGGCCGTTCATATCTATGCAGTTCTAACCCAGGGGATCATACCTGATATGGAGGATATTGCGAACGGGGCTTCGGCGATCCTTATTATTGCTGTTCTTGTATTTAACCTGGGTGCCAGATGGCTCGGAAGCTTTATCCATAAGAGGCTGACAGCAACAAAATAA
- a CDS encoding phosphate ABC transporter substrate-binding protein, with translation MKKAKHLALFLIMSALVVFAAACGGNTSKEGTNGGDTKKEEAAEAEGSLVASGSSAMQPLVAAAAEQFMAENTKADVQVQAGGSGTGLSQVAEGAVQIGNSDVFAEEKDKEKFKDLVDHKIAVVGMTAAVNPDAGVKDISKDDLKKVFAGEITNWKDLGGKDQKITLVNRPDSSGTRATFTKYALDNGKTAEGITEDSSNTVKKIISETPGAVGYLAFSYFTDDKVTPMSIDGVEATDEKVTTGEFPIWAYEHSYTKGEATGLAKTFIDYMMSEEVQTKLLPEQGYIPVTDMKVERDAEGKIKDL, from the coding sequence ATGAAGAAAGCTAAACACTTAGCTCTATTCCTTATCATGTCTGCTTTAGTTGTTTTCGCAGCAGCCTGCGGAGGAAACACTTCAAAAGAAGGTACGAACGGCGGAGATACTAAAAAAGAAGAAGCAGCAGAAGCTGAAGGAAGCCTAGTAGCATCCGGTTCATCTGCTATGCAGCCTCTAGTTGCAGCAGCGGCAGAACAGTTCATGGCAGAAAACACAAAGGCTGACGTTCAAGTTCAAGCCGGAGGTTCTGGTACAGGACTTTCTCAAGTAGCTGAAGGCGCTGTTCAAATCGGTAACTCTGATGTTTTTGCTGAAGAAAAAGACAAAGAAAAATTTAAAGACCTTGTTGACCATAAAATTGCTGTAGTAGGTATGACAGCTGCTGTTAACCCAGATGCTGGCGTAAAAGATATCAGCAAAGATGATCTTAAAAAAGTATTTGCCGGCGAAATCACTAACTGGAAAGATCTTGGCGGAAAAGACCAGAAAATCACTCTTGTAAACCGTCCTGATTCTTCAGGTACTCGTGCTACATTCACTAAATACGCTCTTGACAATGGTAAAACGGCTGAAGGAATCACTGAAGACTCTTCTAACACAGTTAAGAAAATCATCAGCGAAACTCCAGGTGCTGTAGGATACCTTGCATTCTCTTACTTCACTGACGATAAAGTAACTCCAATGTCTATCGATGGTGTAGAAGCTACTGACGAAAAAGTAACAACTGGCGAATTCCCAATCTGGGCTTATGAGCATTCTTATACAAAAGGCGAAGCCACTGGACTTGCTAAAACATTCATCGATTACATGATGAGCGAAGAAGTTCAAACAAAACTACTTCCTGAACAAGGATACATCCCTGTTACAGATATGAAAGTAGAACGCGACGCAGAAGGAAAAATTAAAGACCTATAA
- a CDS encoding HAMP domain-containing methyl-accepting chemotaxis protein produces the protein MKHNKTGTALIKMDKTLKSLLERKMLRKWSYVSFSKKLYTPFILMLFFITISTGIVLSLLMNAARDTNTLNIKGESAVLLTEMESLIRAKDIKIADYITFQKDKDIKDYRSARNELNELVKQINKDHSLSGTMKKSITNIEANNKKIDELFIKEIAPSVVRLDTAIYTKARGEISMLRDSNISELSKCLKIVNNERSLSQSAVMKDINKSAFTLIASIVLSAIGSLIILLLVIRSIKMNLNRLVKLARRVSEGHLEYEMEDSKTKDEIGALINSVNLMAKNLRKIVKGINEVSVGLKGQSSNLLHSSNEIKQTSHDVSETMSNLSASSDKQSSDLVTALDSVENFNRDIQAAAANGESLSASSNEVLMITKDGHQSMRSSVKQMEGTYTIIKHSYNQVLTLGQDVKKITKLVTVIQAIAERTNLLALNAAIEAARAGEAGNGFAVVAEEVRKLANQVQLSIEEITGISKGIQNGAKEVTNTLEKGFKEVQTGLSQITASGEKFQAINDEVEGITDNIQDISIILKDLQNKSESIKMWFQNSAAISQEFSAGTLQTSVSIQNQDEEISTMLQRIYHLNSHADKLVKSVERFVLPEEEGEARAFSG, from the coding sequence ATGAAACACAACAAGACAGGGACCGCTCTCATTAAAATGGATAAAACGTTAAAATCACTTCTGGAACGGAAAATGCTGAGAAAATGGAGTTATGTCTCTTTCAGTAAAAAACTGTATACACCGTTTATCCTTATGCTATTTTTTATAACCATTTCAACAGGGATAGTTTTAAGCCTTCTGATGAATGCGGCAAGAGATACAAATACGTTAAATATCAAAGGGGAAAGTGCTGTCTTGCTCACGGAAATGGAATCTCTCATCCGGGCTAAGGATATAAAAATTGCGGACTATATTACATTTCAAAAGGATAAAGATATTAAGGATTACCGATCAGCGAGAAATGAACTGAACGAGCTTGTTAAACAAATTAATAAAGACCATTCTCTATCTGGCACGATGAAAAAGTCCATTACAAATATAGAAGCCAACAACAAGAAAATTGATGAGCTGTTTATAAAGGAGATTGCTCCTTCAGTAGTCAGGCTTGATACGGCCATTTATACAAAAGCGCGCGGGGAAATTTCAATGCTTAGAGATTCAAACATATCAGAGCTTAGCAAGTGCCTGAAGATTGTAAATAATGAACGATCCCTTTCCCAGTCCGCCGTTATGAAGGATATAAACAAATCAGCGTTTACCTTGATTGCCTCTATTGTGCTGTCAGCGATCGGCAGTCTCATCATCTTATTGTTGGTCATCCGGTCCATTAAGATGAACCTAAACAGGCTTGTAAAGCTGGCAAGGAGGGTATCTGAAGGCCATTTGGAATATGAGATGGAAGATTCGAAAACGAAGGACGAAATTGGCGCTTTAATCAATTCGGTTAATTTAATGGCTAAAAATCTCAGAAAGATTGTAAAAGGAATTAATGAGGTATCTGTGGGTTTAAAAGGGCAATCCTCAAATCTGCTCCATTCTTCCAATGAAATCAAGCAGACGAGCCATGATGTTTCAGAAACGATGTCTAATCTCTCTGCCAGCTCCGATAAACAGTCATCGGATCTTGTGACAGCTCTTGATTCAGTTGAAAACTTCAACCGGGATATTCAAGCAGCAGCAGCAAACGGTGAAAGTCTTTCTGCCTCTTCCAATGAGGTGCTCATGATTACAAAAGACGGACATCAATCGATGAGGTCTTCCGTTAAGCAAATGGAAGGAACCTATACAATTATTAAGCATTCATATAATCAGGTCCTTACTCTGGGCCAGGATGTTAAAAAAATCACGAAGCTTGTAACAGTCATTCAGGCTATTGCAGAGAGAACCAATCTCCTGGCTTTAAATGCGGCGATTGAGGCGGCAAGAGCAGGGGAAGCCGGAAATGGGTTTGCAGTCGTTGCGGAGGAAGTCAGAAAGCTCGCTAACCAGGTTCAACTATCTATAGAAGAAATAACCGGTATTTCGAAAGGGATCCAGAACGGTGCAAAAGAGGTAACGAACACCCTGGAAAAAGGATTTAAAGAAGTTCAGACCGGGTTGAGTCAAATTACAGCGTCCGGCGAAAAGTTTCAAGCCATCAATGATGAAGTGGAAGGGATTACAGACAATATTCAGGATATTTCCATCATTTTAAAAGATTTGCAAAACAAAAGTGAGTCCATCAAAATGTGGTTTCAAAATAGTGCAGCAATCTCTCAGGAATTTTCAGCCGGCACACTTCAGACCTCTGTCTCCATTCAAAATCAGGATGAAGAAATCAGTACGATGCTTCAGCGGATTTATCATCTGAACTCTCACGCAGACAAGCTGGTAAAAAGTGTGGAAAGGTTTGTTCTGCCAGAAGAGGAGGGGGAGGCAAGGGCATTCAGCGGATAA
- the pstB gene encoding phosphate ABC transporter ATP-binding protein PstB, with protein sequence MKVTDLNIYYGEKRAVNNVSFDINKNAVTALIGPSGCGKSTFLRSINRMNDLIPGSRSEGSILYEDVNLLDPAINTVALRKEIGMVFQKPNPFPKSIYNNITHALKFNGMTSKKDLDQAVEESLKKAALWDEVKDRLHTSALALSGGQAQRLCIARTIAMKPTVLLLDEPASALDPISNAKVEDLIIDLKKEFSIVIVTHNMQQASRISDKTAFFLNGDLVEYDLTEKIFTNPSQKKTEEYITGRFG encoded by the coding sequence CTGAAAGTGACCGATTTAAATATATATTATGGTGAAAAACGGGCAGTAAACAATGTAAGCTTTGATATTAATAAAAATGCCGTCACGGCACTGATAGGGCCTTCCGGCTGCGGTAAATCGACCTTTCTCAGAAGCATAAACCGCATGAATGATTTAATCCCGGGTTCCAGAAGTGAAGGCAGCATTTTATATGAAGATGTGAATTTACTCGATCCTGCAATCAACACGGTTGCACTCAGAAAAGAAATCGGAATGGTTTTCCAAAAGCCAAATCCATTTCCAAAATCGATTTACAACAACATTACACACGCTTTAAAATTCAACGGGATGACAAGCAAAAAAGACTTGGACCAGGCGGTAGAAGAAAGCCTTAAAAAGGCAGCTCTATGGGACGAAGTAAAGGACCGCCTCCATACATCTGCCCTGGCTCTTTCAGGCGGACAGGCACAGCGTCTCTGCATTGCAAGAACCATCGCAATGAAGCCGACTGTACTTCTCTTAGATGAGCCGGCTTCAGCCCTAGATCCTATTTCAAATGCAAAAGTTGAAGATTTGATTATCGATTTAAAAAAAGAGTTCTCCATCGTAATCGTCACACATAATATGCAGCAGGCATCACGAATCTCCGACAAAACGGCGTTTTTCTTAAACGGGGATTTAGTGGAGTATGATTTGACTGAAAAAATCTTTACCAATCCTTCGCAAAAGAAAACAGAAGAATACATCACCGGAAGGTTTGGATAA
- the pstC gene encoding phosphate ABC transporter permease subunit PstC produces the protein MMEKKIEMSARERLISSSKNRKKDEVRGRLLVTICALIMITATIAITIFLGTKGIQSFTSNGVSLIEFLTSSDWNPSEEKYGALPFIFGSFAVTILSALIAAPLGIGSAIFMTEIAPSWGRKFLQPVVELLVGIPSVVYGFIGLTVLVPFIRNTFGGTGNSLLAGTIVLSVMILPTITTIATDAMSSLPKNLREGSYALGATRWQTIRKVLIPAALPTLLTAVVLGMARAFGEALAVQMVIGNVRALPDSLLDASATLTTIITLNMGHTTNGSVDNNALWSMGLILLVMSFLFIILIRYLSSRRKI, from the coding sequence ATGATGGAAAAAAAGATTGAAATGTCAGCTAGAGAGAGATTAATTAGTTCAAGTAAAAACAGAAAAAAGGATGAAGTTCGAGGAAGGCTCCTTGTTACGATTTGTGCTCTGATTATGATTACTGCGACAATCGCAATCACAATTTTCCTTGGCACGAAGGGGATTCAGTCGTTTACAAGCAATGGTGTAAGTCTCATTGAGTTCTTAACCAGCTCTGACTGGAATCCGTCTGAAGAGAAATATGGCGCTCTGCCATTTATCTTCGGATCATTCGCTGTAACCATTCTTTCAGCCTTAATTGCTGCTCCTCTTGGTATAGGAAGTGCTATTTTCATGACTGAAATCGCTCCTTCCTGGGGAAGAAAATTTTTACAGCCTGTAGTTGAACTTCTGGTAGGTATTCCATCGGTTGTTTATGGATTCATAGGACTTACAGTGCTTGTACCTTTTATCAGAAACACATTTGGAGGAACAGGAAATAGCTTATTGGCGGGGACGATCGTTCTGTCTGTTATGATTCTCCCTACGATTACGACTATTGCAACAGATGCAATGAGTTCACTGCCTAAAAATTTGCGTGAAGGTTCCTACGCGCTTGGTGCCACAAGATGGCAAACCATTAGAAAAGTATTGATTCCGGCAGCTCTTCCTACCCTTCTTACAGCTGTAGTTTTGGGAATGGCCCGTGCATTCGGTGAAGCATTGGCCGTTCAAATGGTGATCGGGAATGTGAGAGCACTTCCAGACAGCCTGCTTGATGCTTCCGCTACTTTAACGACGATCATTACCCTTAACATGGGTCATACAACAAACGGAAGTGTTGATAACAATGCATTATGGTCAATGGGACTGATTCTTCTTGTCATGTCATTCCTGTTTATCATTCTAATTCGTTACCTGTCATCTAGGAGGAAGATTTAA
- the pstB gene encoding phosphate ABC transporter ATP-binding protein PstB, with product MIMATAAQVKEVFQMKDLNLWYGENQALKNINFSILENEVTAIIGPSGCGKSTFIKTLNLMINMVPGVRMSGEINYGHKNILTSKIDLVDLRKNVGMVFQKGNPFPQSIYDNVAYGPRIHGIRNKKKLDELVEKSLKDVALWDEVKDRLHSGALGLSGGQQQRLCIARALATTPNVLLMDEPTSALDPISTLKIEELILELKKKYTIVIVTHNMQQAARVSDKTAFFLMGELVEISDTDVLFSKPANQKTEDYISGRFG from the coding sequence ATTATCATGGCAACGGCAGCGCAAGTTAAAGAAGTATTTCAAATGAAAGATCTAAACTTATGGTATGGGGAAAATCAAGCCCTCAAAAACATTAATTTCTCCATACTGGAGAATGAAGTAACGGCTATTATCGGACCATCAGGCTGCGGAAAATCCACTTTTATTAAAACGCTGAATCTAATGATCAATATGGTTCCGGGTGTCAGGATGTCTGGAGAAATCAATTATGGTCATAAAAACATTCTTACTTCAAAAATAGATTTGGTAGATCTCAGGAAGAATGTGGGGATGGTCTTTCAAAAAGGAAATCCGTTTCCTCAGTCGATCTATGATAATGTGGCATATGGCCCCCGTATTCATGGAATCCGCAATAAAAAGAAACTGGATGAGCTTGTTGAAAAATCCTTAAAAGATGTAGCACTATGGGACGAAGTAAAAGACCGGCTTCATTCAGGGGCTTTAGGATTATCCGGCGGGCAGCAGCAGAGATTATGCATTGCCCGTGCACTTGCTACAACTCCTAATGTATTGCTGATGGATGAACCGACATCTGCATTGGACCCAATCTCCACGCTGAAAATTGAGGAACTTATCCTCGAATTAAAAAAGAAATACACGATTGTGATCGTGACCCATAACATGCAGCAGGCAGCCCGTGTTTCTGATAAAACAGCATTTTTCCTTATGGGAGAACTTGTTGAAATCAGTGACACCGATGTTCTGTTCTCTAAACCGGCAAATCAAAAAACAGAAGATTACATCTCCGGACGATTCGGATAA